The genome window ATCAACTATTATAATCCAAGACCGTGCAGCCCATTTGAGGTAGAAAAGAAGAATCCTAATGGCCAGAAACAAATTCAGAATAAACAAAGGTAATTAAGCATGGATATGGGAATGCTATGAGATATGATAGGCTGACAAAGATTTATAGAAAGTGGAAGCAAATGTGAATTTTGACAACAAAATTTATGGCTAGTTTAGGGTTTACCCTATACTGGATTTAACAATATCCTGTAGAGTGTGTTTCAGGAGTtagaatgcaaaaaaaattgtagTGTCCCAGCATGTAAACAGCATGTTGATTGCTGTCTTAGGGGAAAGCAGCTATTATAGTTAGTGCAGGAGAAAGAAATTTTAATGTTAGATATTTGGTCATTGGCATGGAGAAGGTGAATTAGATGCTTGGGAGCTTTATTAAATATACATCTCTAAGGTTCTGTGCTTATAACGTGGgcttattctatttatttatttatttatttattcgacttgtatgctgcccgctctctgcaagagtctccgggttgcttccaacatcaattaaaacagttcagttaaaaaccAATATATGGCCACATCctctctacaaaagcaaaaataaaaacaacagaaacagtctacaaaaacaatctacagTAGATCCATGACTctgttaattaaaattaaaaccttcagttaaaaacttcaattaaaaaacttccagaacaggaaggttttaacctggcaccgaaatgtcagtAACGTCAGTGCCAGTTGGATgtcatttgggagggcattcTAAAGacggggcagctgctgaaaaggccctccacttacaggccatccctctcacctctctgagggacagctctttcaggaaggccttctggctagatctcagttgGCGGGTAGGTttgtatggaaggaggcagtccttcaggtatccaggggccaagccatttagggctttatatgtcaaaacaagcactttgaattgggcctgggcggCCCAATGCATTCATTTGTGGTTGTCAAGTTTTTAAGAACTTACCATTTTATTTTAtcgggcagggtataaatttgcCCTTCTGGTTCAAAATTCCCATATTCTGAAATGTCATGCTATGAAGTCCCTTATCATACAAACTATAAGAGATAATTATGCAGTGTTTGATACAAATTAGGTGGTGTTTGTTACTTTTGCTGTTTGGCTAGTTAGCCTAAAATTATTTGCTTAGATTTTGCATGATTTAAAAATGATTAGGATCTTTGAAATAATCTCTTTGATTTGGATATAAAACTGCTTGGTTTGATTTAAGTATAATGCTCTTTTCCACATATCAAAAGGCTTCTCATacgatgattatttatttatttatttatttatttatttatttatttatttatttgatttatatcccgcccatctggtctagtcgACCACTCTGTTTAGCTGTTTATAATGTTTAGCTCAATTTGCTTGCTGATCATAAAGATCGTGTAGTGCATGTCCATCTTAATTAGTTGTCACAGTAGTTGTGGGTGGTAAGGATGTGTGGCAAACTACAGTAAATGTTTCAGATTCAGAGGGCTACTGCATTGGAAACCCCAGTTTGCAGGGTATGGTAGTATATTGCCTGATGTATCTACATGATGAATGAAAAATGTACTTCCACTGTCTAGTgatagaaatacagtaaatatgtAAATACTGCCTTTTACATATACAAGCTGAAACTTGTGGTTATGACCAACAGATGGCATTAGAGACTGGCTTTCTatgtttactgatttttttttctatttagaaACTGGAATGCTAATCATTGTGTTCTACCTGAAGACTAGACATACTAATTGTTTCTTCATGTTAACAAGTATCTTATTGCATCATGACTCTGCTAATTTATGTTAAGAGTTATGTTTTTTGTGCTAGGTTAATAGAATTGAACAGTGAATTTAAATGGGCTTGTGTTTATATAGTCTAGACTAGATTAGACTTCAGAAACGCAGGTATCTGTGTTGTTTTTATGAGAACCAACTGACTGTCTATGTGAAGCCTGATATGAAGGCTTACAACTTAGAGTTGAAGAATCTGAAGTCCCAAGAATTTCTTTTCTGTAGCACAGTTAAACCAAGCTAGTAGTCCTTCCATAGAAAAAAATGTTCCTAAGTACCTTCctagcaaggttccctctaagctagCCATGTGCGCAACTCCACCTCCTTCcgtgcagctctcttcctcctccatgcagcgatcactttggttctggtcataactcctttggttctggtcatgatggAATCCTGCACAGGGGTGGGGGTGAAATTGCACGCACATGCAAGAGaggctgtgtgtgagagagagaggcgtagtgctgaaaattagaggatatGTTGCTCCCTAGTCAAAATTACTTCCTTTTATCATTATAAGAAGTTTGTAGAGAGGTCATTTTGGTTTTAAACGGTTGAGAGTGAGAAATCCTTGCTTATTTACTGCAAAGTCTACCAGTAGATCTTTGTCTACCTTTTACCGGTCCCAATATAGACTGGTAAATGTTCGATACACTTTTTTCTGTATGCTGTAGTTGTACTTTAAACCAATATACTATCAATTTTCTATGTTACTAGCTTTGCTGGGCAACCCATAACACGTTTTCCTGCCTGGCTGTTGAACTTTTGTGTAGGCAGAAGTCTTCATAGTTTAAGATTTCTAGTGCTATGCTTTTGTGCCTTACATCCACCAGATGGGATTTGGATTCCTTCGCTTGTACAGTAACTAATTCCTGGATAAGAACATTTGAATAGATTCCTTCTGATCAAAATCTATACTTGTCTCACCTTCCAAATTTGCACCAGAAAGTAGAAGTACAGATACAATCATTAATTTTGATTAAATGACTTGCTTTGGAAAGTCATTTAATACTGTTCTGCCATTAGGAACTGAACTTTTCAGTTAGCTTGTAGCTAGTCAGAATGTGTCAAGTCCCTAACCTGGGTCCTTTTTCATTTGGCTTAGGGAATGTGGTCAGCCTCCTGTTGTGGATAACCATGTACATAAAGGTAATCGTGCAACCAGTTTTTGTTATTTGCCAGCTGGATGCACCATTAGATGAGAAATCAGGGTATACAGTGGACAGCGCATTTCACTTCTGCAGTCACCCATTTACAATAGGATTGCAATAAGATTCTATTCTGTTTGAATAAGATGTTGCCTGTCTTTTTGGAACAGAAATCTGCTAAATATTGACAAAGAAAAGGCCCCACTTCAAGTTCCTGCAAAACGTAAGAAGAGAAAGGGATATTGTGAATGTTGTCTGAAGAAGTATGATGATCTTCAAGCTGtatgtatattttattaaaatactgGGTTATTTACATTATGTAAATAAATGTACATATACAAACATTCCAGTGTTTTGCAGATCTTTTTTCTTCTAATTGCTCTtttctctaaagcaggggtgggcaaagtgtgatAATAGGGCTGCACATTGCCTCCCCTCAGCTTTTTCTGTGGTCCTTTGGTTCCATCACTTGTTGCTTCCTGCTGAAGAATTTTTCCCCTAGCATAAGCAACAAATTGCTACACTTAGAATCCTCTAAGCAAGGGAATTCACCTTTGCAAACTTCTCTCCAGTGTTCGACACCAAAAatgcctgtttttcaaaactggaaattaATCTCtggtgttattgttttgtttttgtccctTTGCGTTTTGATAATCTGTGCAGACCTCAGAGGATCTCAGGTTCAGAAAATTGGCCCTTGGACCCACAGACATTGCTCACCCCTTCTCCGAAGAAATGATATTTCAAAATCTTGCATTTCTTCCATTCATAGAAAGAATTTGAACAGATGTTTTAAGTTATTGCAGCATGGATTTTTTCCCCGTAAAGCTAGAAATTCATTCAAAACTCCATAGTGAAGAATTAGGGCATTGAGAGAGATAATAAAGTATCTGGCATTAGAAATCCTCTTAATTAATGTTGttgagaaatgtttattttccaaAGCTGAATTTAGTAGAAGTAGTATGAACATTAGCCAAGTGTAGCAGCTCCAGCAagggcatgcatgcatgtattttacttttaaaaaaactttacaaGGTGAGTGTGTTAGGTTAGGTTAATTAAAAGGGAGTTGTCAGCATATAGGGGGGAAAGTGACACTGTGCCGTgcttaagaaattttgggaatttttAGTTTTTTGGAAAGTCATGCTAATTTCCATAAAGCAAATGGTCTGCAGGATGGGACACTGATAAAATTGACACTGGCTAGAATCGTAccggtttgcataacttgccacaacTAATTGCAGCCAATGGAGTAAACAGTGTACAGCCACATGCCTGGCAACATCCTGGTTGTGCAACTGTGATGAGCCCTGAGAACCTCACCATTATTTAATAAGCTGTAATTAGCtttggcaagttacacaaaccttatgccaACACCAGTTGGATTCTACCCATTATTTACCAATAAAGACTTAATAATTATGGAACATAGACTATCATGGGTCAGTAAATAAAAATTGGAACACTTACTGTGTATGTCTAAATGGACATTAAATTGCATCTAATGCTCAAAACTTTTAAACAATATTGGTTGGGTAAGGGTTGCATATAGACtatattttatggtatttttttcTTATCCAAGAAAATCATTacatataattaaaattgtatgaGTGCTTTGGGTACAAATACAATCAATGTGctgttttaattttcctttctgaCTCTAGCATGTTGAAAGTGAACAACATCAGACCTTTGCACAAAGTTCTCACTATCAAGTTGTGGATGATATAATTTCCAAGGTTCCATGTGACTTTTTAGAGTTAAGAGAAAATATACCAAAAATTAAAAGGTAAAACTGCTTTTTAACTTTATGCAATAAAATAACTTGATATCTGTTAGAGAACTTCCCAGAAAAGTTGGGTTCTTTCGTACACCCTGAATTTTTATGATCTCCTGTTAGACGTCTTCATGATGTATTATTGTGGAAAGGTACCCATTTGTTTTTTCTGACCTGTTTAGGGACATCATACTGATCTTGACTAGTTTAACAGGCTTAATTTTGAAGAGATCAGCAATATAAGAAACACTTTTAGATGAGGCTTTCATATAGATTTCAAGTAGCCTGTCATTTTTATCTCACAAATAGCAAGCAGCTCTTACTGGGGCCAAATAATTTGACAGCTATGTTGGATGTACCCTCCTGTTATCTGCTGGGGGGCTATTCTGGGGCACCGAAGGGGGTAGCCACTTGCTTGGCTTTTAGAAACATCTTTCAGGAATATTAAGAAaggttccgtgtctaaatcacactggccatgtgaccacagaaagattgtcttcggacaaacgctggctctatggcttgaagagcgggatgagcgccgccccctagagtcggacacgactggacaaaaattgtcaaggggaacctttacctttacctaaataatGAACTATGTCTGAgaaatttaataaaaattatcAGGACAGTTATGTGTGCAACTTGGCTTCTTTCTTTGTGTTTGCATACCAGCATTTTAGTTTGCTACTTTCATGATCATTAAGCATTGTAGCTACTTTCTTCACACAACAAAATCATAGACAGCTTGCAAGCATAGGTCTGTCTCCAGCAAAGTCATTCCTTTATCAAAGGCCCACTGTGCTAGCAGTTGTACATTTTCAGAGTTGATGTAAGAGGGATAGTTTTTGTTGTGAGTGTTGTTATGTAACTGCCTGTCCAACAGTGTGATTCAGTGCCACTGGCAGTGGGGATTTTGACATCACTAATGATATGTAGGATTTGGGTCCTAAAATGAACTGTTTACAGTTAGTCCATACTCATTGTATGCTACTTGTTCAATTTATGCCATCCTTGAaaattcctttgatttttttaccTGTAACTTCCTTTCTTGTAGGCGGAAATGTAGTATAGGACAATTTGCTTCTCTCATTGGAACAAAAACGGAAGAACTGAAAGAACAGCTGAAAAGGCATGATGTGCCACTGAGGAGGTATTCTAGGAAAAGCATTACAGTACAATCAGTGAAAGAAGGTTCTCAGCGCTTAGATATCTATCCTAATTCTGCACTCAAAAATTCAACCTCTGAACCTTCATGTTCTGTTTATTCCTTTAACACCCTCTGTTCTTCAGAAGTATCAAGAAAAGTGAGTGGCAATACAGAAAATGGTAAAGTGTCAAAAGCGTCAAATTTAACAGAGATTGCTTTATCCACAAAACTGGTACAACTACCTCCACAAAAAGAAAGTAAAGTGTGTGTGAAAAACTTGCCTGAAATATATGAACATTATGAGCCTATTTCAAGGCAGAATTCACAGTGCTTGTCACCAAATTTAAATTCACTACACACACTGATTCAAAGTTCCGAGTTTAGTGAAAGGAACCACACATCAAAGCCAAAACGAAAATTGAACAGTGCCGTTCTTATGCCTGCAAAATGTTTGAAGAAGATAGACACTCATCCAGTAGTTGACAAAGGTGTTGCTGACCTTAGTGTGGAGAGTAATTTTCCAAGAGAGCTTTCAGTCCTTCTCCAGACAGAAGGACCGCCATATTGTCCTCCTGCAAACAAAGAGCCCAGTGACTTGACAGATGTTGACAGACAAAGCTCACCTTCAATAAAACTCAGCAGAAAAGTCATACATTCTgtgggaaagaataaaaaaggaaatcagaaacaaaacatgGAGCTATGTTTACAACAGACTGATGAACTTCATATTctagaagaaacaaaaaacatacaaagCTCAGCAACGCAAGCGCTATTCCAATTATTTCAAACCAGTGATACAAATTCTGACTTTGAAGGTTTTTCAAGTATACAGGAAAACAAAGATTCCAGTGTTATGAAAGATACTTGGGAAGACCAGCACACAGATGCTCTCTGGTCTTTGTTTTCTACTTCTGCCTCCTCGTCACCATTTATTGGATTTTAATGCTGCTTTACTTGAAACAATGAGTTTTGAATAAACATGCACACTGAAAGATACGATTTgtgaatatttttattcttataatAAACTATATAGTGCTGACTTGTATCAAACCATGTTCCTGTTATTCCAAGTGTGTGTAAGAAAAAAGTTAAAAGGCTAGTGGGGTGGTAGTAAAACATGTTTTCCTACCTAAAGGAATCCTGTATTTGATAATGTTAAaattgtaaaattcttatgttgtGGTAACTCATGCATGTAATGGCATGCATGTTTTGTAAAAGAAAATCACACTGACATAAAATTGACTATCTTCCCCATGAGTAGGTTTAGAATTGAGGGTTCATTTTAGGGAATAAATGGATGAAAATTGTAGAGAAATTATTGAGATACTTGGAATTTACAGAGAGGGTTGCAAAAGACCATATCCTAGGATGGTCCCATAGCCAGTCTGGTAAGCAATTTGATGGTAAGCAATTTGATATTCAGGGCacagagtactgaaggaattgatggagttttttcttgttttcccttGGAAAGTAAATGTGATAAGGATACTGTAGTCTTTTTTTGTGGGAGACTGTGATTATTGTGACTACTTGTTATTTCAGCTTATTGCTAAGGAGATGAGAGACTTGACAGACAAATAGCTACTAAATGTTGTTCCCATTTTAAAATAAGCATAAAACTGTAGCACTACATTTTAAGTGCTTGGCCTTAATATCAGTAAGTCCTGTTTACTAGCTGGAAATCCCAGTCATGAAGATGATGGG of Pogona vitticeps strain Pit_001003342236 chromosome 6, PviZW2.1, whole genome shotgun sequence contains these proteins:
- the DBF4 gene encoding protein DBF4 homolog A isoform X1 — encoded protein: MKPSGLKSSSKGQIPCDMQGRTEKSRPPLRTVKKESTKADKLKYKPLTGKVFYLDIPSNILSEKIAKDLKELGGRVEGFLSKDISYLISNKKEAKFAQTLGQISPVPSPESVCNGGNSSPHPSSRRDKHEGSSFKIADTVRMSRGKSLVEKAIKEQELIPSGSILSNALSWGVKILHVDDIKNYIEQKKKDLCLIKKSNTEIKDTEKESTDQKTKSKLKNPFLKVEDRKCHYRPFYLQLPSFPVINYYNPRPCSPFEVEKKNPNGQKQIQNKQRNLLNIDKEKAPLQVPAKRKKRKGYCECCLKKYDDLQAHVESEQHQTFAQSSHYQVVDDIISKVPCDFLELRENIPKIKRRKCSIGQFASLIGTKTEELKEQLKRHDVPLRRYSRKSITVQSVKEGSQRLDIYPNSALKNSTSEPSCSVYSFNTLCSSEVSRKVSGNTENGKVSKASNLTEIALSTKLVQLPPQKESKVCVKNLPEIYEHYEPISRQNSQCLSPNLNSLHTLIQSSEFSERNHTSKPKRKLNSAVLMPAKCLKKIDTHPVVDKGVADLSVESNFPRELSVLLQTEGPPYCPPANKEPSDLTDVDRQSSPSIKLSRKVIHSVGKNKKGNQKQNMELCLQQTDELHILEETKNIQSSATQALFQLFQTSDTNSDFEGFSSIQENKDSSVMKDTWEDQHTDALWSLFSTSASSSPFIGF
- the DBF4 gene encoding protein DBF4 homolog A isoform X3, whose protein sequence is MKPSGLKSSSKGQIPCDMQGRTEKSRPPLRTVKKESTKADKLKYKPLTGKVFYLDIPSNILSEKIAKDLKELGGVRMSRGKSLVEKAIKEQELIPSGSILSNALSWGVKILHVDDIKNYIEQKKKDLCLIKKSNTEIKDTEKESTDQKTKSKLKNPFLKVEDRKCHYRPFYLQLPSFPVINYYNPRPCSPFEVEKKNPNGQKQIQNKQRNLLNIDKEKAPLQVPAKRKKRKGYCECCLKKYDDLQAHVESEQHQTFAQSSHYQVVDDIISKVPCDFLELRENIPKIKRRKCSIGQFASLIGTKTEELKEQLKRHDVPLRRYSRKSITVQSVKEGSQRLDIYPNSALKNSTSEPSCSVYSFNTLCSSEVSRKVSGNTENGKVSKASNLTEIALSTKLVQLPPQKESKVCVKNLPEIYEHYEPISRQNSQCLSPNLNSLHTLIQSSEFSERNHTSKPKRKLNSAVLMPAKCLKKIDTHPVVDKGVADLSVESNFPRELSVLLQTEGPPYCPPANKEPSDLTDVDRQSSPSIKLSRKVIHSVGKNKKGNQKQNMELCLQQTDELHILEETKNIQSSATQALFQLFQTSDTNSDFEGFSSIQENKDSSVMKDTWEDQHTDALWSLFSTSASSSPFIGF
- the DBF4 gene encoding protein DBF4 homolog A isoform X2, producing the protein MQGRTEKSRPPLRTVKKESTKADKLKYKPLTGKVFYLDIPSNILSEKIAKDLKELGGRVEGFLSKDISYLISNKKEAKFAQTLGQISPVPSPESVCNGGNSSPHPSSRRDKHEGSSFKIADTVRMSRGKSLVEKAIKEQELIPSGSILSNALSWGVKILHVDDIKNYIEQKKKDLCLIKKSNTEIKDTEKESTDQKTKSKLKNPFLKVEDRKCHYRPFYLQLPSFPVINYYNPRPCSPFEVEKKNPNGQKQIQNKQRNLLNIDKEKAPLQVPAKRKKRKGYCECCLKKYDDLQAHVESEQHQTFAQSSHYQVVDDIISKVPCDFLELRENIPKIKRRKCSIGQFASLIGTKTEELKEQLKRHDVPLRRYSRKSITVQSVKEGSQRLDIYPNSALKNSTSEPSCSVYSFNTLCSSEVSRKVSGNTENGKVSKASNLTEIALSTKLVQLPPQKESKVCVKNLPEIYEHYEPISRQNSQCLSPNLNSLHTLIQSSEFSERNHTSKPKRKLNSAVLMPAKCLKKIDTHPVVDKGVADLSVESNFPRELSVLLQTEGPPYCPPANKEPSDLTDVDRQSSPSIKLSRKVIHSVGKNKKGNQKQNMELCLQQTDELHILEETKNIQSSATQALFQLFQTSDTNSDFEGFSSIQENKDSSVMKDTWEDQHTDALWSLFSTSASSSPFIGF